In Xyrauchen texanus isolate HMW12.3.18 chromosome 32, RBS_HiC_50CHRs, whole genome shotgun sequence, the following proteins share a genomic window:
- the LOC127626189 gene encoding syntaxin-10-like, with protein sequence MSMEDPFFVVKGEVQKALSKAQGLFERWEELLQEETPVSHDELDWSTNELRNCIRAIDWDLEDLHETISIVEANPGKFRLGEHELQERREFVERTRKSVQLMKEHLASPSTVAQAEKKNKQALLGTTLLGNDRHAGLEPHLVSANSRYIQEQQEQQQLIMQDQDEQLELVSGSIRVLKDMSNRIGDELDDQAVMLGEFSEEMDQTGSRMDSVLKKMEKVSHMTSSRRQWCAIGVLVIILIVVLIMFFAI encoded by the exons ATGTCGATGGAAGATCCCTTTTTCGTGGTTAAAGG GGAGGTGCAAAAGGCTCTTTCCAAAGCACAGGGGCTGTTTGAGCGCTGGGAGGAACTGCTCCAGGAGGAAACACCCGTCAGCCATGATGAGCTGGACTGGAGTACCAATGAACTCCGAAACTGCATAAGGGCCATCGACTGGGACCTGGAGGACCTGCATGAAACCATTA GTATTGTGGAGGCAAACCCTGGGAAGTTCCGTTTAGGAGAGCATGAACTTCAGGAGAGGCGAGAGTTTGTGGAGCGAACACGGAAATCTGTGCAG CTCATGAAAGAGCATCTGGCGAGTCCCTCGACTGTGGCTCAAGCagagaagaaaaacaaacag GCTTTGCTGGGAACCACATTGCTGGGAAATGATCGGCATGCCGGTCTGGAGCCTCATCTGGTGTCCGCAAACTCCAGATATATTCAGGAGCAACAGGAACAGCAGCAG CTGATCATGCAGGACCAGGATGAGCAGTTGGAACTGGTGTCAGGCAGCATCCGTGTCCTGAAGGACATGTCTAACAGGATAGGAGACGAGCTGGACGACCAGGCAGT CATGCTTGGTGAGTTTAGCGAGGAGATGGACCAGACCGGTTCTAGAATGGACTCTGTGTTGAAGAAAATGGAGAAGGTTTCACACATGACCAGCA GTCGGAGACAGTGGTGTGCTATCGGAGTTCTTGTAATCATATTGATCGTGGTGCTCATCATGTTTTTTGCCATTTAA
- the nacc1b gene encoding nucleus accumbens-associated protein 1, with protein MAQMLQMAIPNFGNNVLERLNEQRLQGLYCDVSVVVKGHTFKAHRAVLAASSSYFRDLFNSGIKGSVVELPPAVQPQSFQQILSFCYTGRLSMNLGDQFLLMYTAGFLQIQQIMEKGTEFFLKVSSPSCDSQGFHTEETPPSEPQSPVTQTGCVVATAAARPASCLTPLSLVSRMKTEQQPQVQQPQQDASSYSVVCTPVAKRLWEGGSREGGGGSGGGGGMRKAARYSQEAARGVGGAPPQSATQLAGSVTTNSNNNNNNSSCTPEGTSPGTPSVYTSDSPISYHDDDEEEEIADEMAEEQYRQICNMYTMYSMLNVGATANERVESLPDHLTVESRGRGVRVRQELASLPTELIAQIGNRCHPKLYEEGDPAEKLELVTGTSVFMSRTQLMNCHVSAGTRHKVLLRRLLAAFFDRSTLANSCGTGIRSSTNDPNRKPLDSRVLHAVKFYCQNFAPSFKESEMNAIAADMCTNARRVVRKSWIPKLKLLIAESDSYANFLPDAAKMESDGLEAEPSFETGSLEGGTASESGQSSTDALQGASGGW; from the exons ATGGCTCAGATGCTGCAAATGGCGATTCCCAACTTTGGCAACAATGTTTTGGAGCGTCTCAATGAGCAGCGTCTTCAGGGTCTGTACTGTGACGTGTCAGTGGTGGTGAAGGGGCACACATTTAAGGCCCACCGGGCAGTGCTGGCTGCCAGCAGCTCCTACTTTCGAGATTTGTTCAACTCTGGAATCAAGGGTTCTGTCGTGGAGTTGCCACCAGCGGTCCAACCTCAGAGCTTCCAGCAGATCCTTTCCTTCTGCTACACTGGCCGACTTAGTATGAACTTGGGAGATCAGTTTCTCCTAATGTACACGGCAGGATTCCTACAGATCCAGCAGATTATGGAAAAAGGCACCGAGTTCTTCCTAAAGGTCAGCTCACCAAGCTGTGACTCGCAGGGTTTTCACACGGAAGAAACACCTCCTTCGGAACCCCAGAGCCCTGTTACTCAAACCGGGTGTGTGGTTGCCACGGCGGCAGCTCGACCTGCCTCCTGCCTCACACCTCTTTCGCTGGTGTCAAGGATGAAGACCGAGCAGCAACCTCAGGTCCAGCAGCCCCAACAAGATGCATCGTCATATTCGGTGGTTTGCACTCCAGTCGCAAAGCGCCTCTGGGAAGGGGGGAGCCGTGAAGGAGGTGGAGGATCAGGTGGAGGGGGAGGAATGAGGAAAGCAGCCCGCTATTCACAGGAGGCGGCACGGGGAGTGGGAGGGGCACCGCCTCAAAGTGCAACTCAATTGGCTGGAAGCGTTACCACTAACagcaataataacaacaacaacagcagctgcACTCCAGAGGGCACCAGCCCAGGCACCCCAAGCGTCTACACCAGTGACTCGCCAATCTCTTACCACGAtgatgatgaagaggaggagaTTGCAGATGAAATGGCAGAAGAGCAGTACAGACAGATATGTAACATGTACACCATGTACAGCATGCTGAATGTAGGGGCAACAG CCAATGAACGAGTTGAATCCCTACCAGACCACCTCACTGTTGAATCAAGAGGAAGGGGAGTTCGAGTGCGGCAAGAACTGGCCTCTCTTCCCACTGAGCTCATTGCGCAGATCGGAAACCGCTGCCATCCTAAACTCTACGAAGAAGGTGACCCTGCTGAGAAACTGGAGCTAGTAACGGGCACCAGCGTCTTCATGTCACGCACTCAGCTGATGAACTGCCACGTTAGTGCGGGCACACGCCACAAAGTACTGCTCAGGCGGCTCCTCGCTGCCTTTTTTGACCG AAGCACTCTGGCAAACAGCTGTGGGACCGGCATTCGGTCCTCCACAAACGACCCCAACCGCAAACCACTGGACAGTCGAGTTCTTCACGCTGTTAAGT TTTACTGCCAAAACTTTGCTCCTAGTTTCAAAGAGAGCGAAATGAATGCAATCGCTGCAGACATGTGCACTAACGCACGACGCGTGGTACGCAAGAGCTGGATCCCCAAATTGAAACTGCTGATTGCAGAAAGCGATTCCTATGCCAACTTCCTTCCGGACGCCGCCAAAATGGAGTCTGACGGCTTGGAGGCGGAGCCTTCCTTTGAAACAGGATCTCTGGAGGGTGGTACGGCCTCTGAATCTGGCCAGTCGTCGACGGATGCCCTGCAAGGGGCGAGCGGGGGATGGTAG
- the LOC127625684 gene encoding immediate early response gene 2 protein-like yields the protein MDAEAKRIMTLSVSKLYSLRIQRGGLRLHRSLLLFMTMRATRDIYNTAVRLKDTEWDEQVVPCISEAATEEPMDTSEDQATVSDSVMTPKEISVKPQEPKEKLEEDEENRVAHNCERHSRKRRGKMAVEPDFLPLKKARMDTDDEVLRTTNGNSFRQDETLTAFPTNWAIGAY from the coding sequence ATGGACGCTGAGGCCAAGAGAATTATGACTCTTTCTGTTAGTAAACTGTATTCATTGAGGATCCAGCGTGGGGGTTTGAGACTTCACCGGAGTCTTCTGCTCTTCATGACCATGAGAGCCACCCGGGACATCTACAACACCGCCGTGCGGCTCAAAGACACGGAGTGGGACGAGCAGGTCGTTCCGTGCATCTCGGAAGCGGCCACGGAGGAGCCCATGGACACTAGTGAAGACCAAGCCACAGTCAGCGACTCTGTAATGACTCCTAAAGAGATCTCGGTTAAACCTCAAGAACCTAAAGAGAAACTAGAGGAGGACGAAGAGAACCGAGTCGCACATAACTGTGAACGGCACTCCAGGAAGCGCCGCGGTAAGATGGCCGTCGAGCCGGACTTTCTGCCTCTGAAGAAGGCGAGAATGGACACGGACGACGAGGTCTTAAGGACGACTAATGGAAACAGCTTTCGACAAGATGAAACACTGACAGCGTTCCCCACAAATTGGGCCATCGGTGCATATTGA